One window of the Eucalyptus grandis isolate ANBG69807.140 chromosome 6, ASM1654582v1, whole genome shotgun sequence genome contains the following:
- the LOC104449300 gene encoding mannose-P-dolichol utilization defect 1 protein homolog 2 isoform X1, whose translation MALLGIDFACALESLRDGGVPDRDCVLSLLSKLVGYCLIAASTTVKLPQILKILKNRSARGLSILSFELDVVGYTIALAYCLHKGLHFSAYGELVFLLIQSIILVAVIYYYSQPLGAKTWTKTLLYFAVAPTILSGKVDPVLFEALYACQHAIFFCARVPQIWKNFTTKSTGQLSFLTASMNFGGSVARVFTGIQEKAPMSVVLGTMRTVVTNGTILSQIIIYRKPREEREKKVE comes from the exons ATGGCGCTTCTCGGGATCGATTTCGCCTGCGCCCTCGAGTCCCTGCGCGACGGCGGAGTCCCGGACCGGGACTGCGTCCTGTCGCTGCTGTCGAAGCTCGTCGGGTACTGCCTCATCGCCGCTTCGACCACCGTCAAGCTCCCTCAG ATATTGAAGATTTTGAAGAATAGGAGTGCCAGAGGGCTCAGTATATTATCCTTCGAGCTCGACGTGGTCGGCTACACAATCGCTTTGGCGTATTGCCTCCACAAAGGGCTTCACTTCTCTGCTTATGGCGAGCTGGTGTTTCTTCTGATCCAAT CTATAATTTTGGTTGCTGTAATATATTATTACTCACAACCTCTGGGAGCCAAGACATGGACCAAGACGCTCCT GTACTTTGCGGTGGCACCAACGATTTTATCTGGTAAAGTTGATCCTGTTCTTTTTGAAGCTTTATAT GCATGCCAGCATGCAATATTCTTCTGTGCCAGAGTTCCAcaaatatggaaaaatttcACT ACCAAGAGTACGGGGCAACTTAGCTTCTTGACAGCTTCCATGAATTTTGGAGGTTCCGTTG CAAGAGTGTTCACCGGCATACAAGAAAAAGCCCCAATGAGCG TTGTTTTGGGCACAATGCGAACTGTGGTGACGAACGGCACCATCCTGAGCCAGATAATCATATACCGCAAGCCgcgtgaagagagagagaagaaagtcGAGTAG
- the LOC104449300 gene encoding mannose-P-dolichol utilization defect 1 protein homolog 2 isoform X2, whose product MALLGIDFACALESLRDGGVPDRDCVLSLLSKLVGYCLIAASTTVKLPQILKILKNRSARGLSILSFELDVVGYTIALAYCLHKGLHFSAYGELVFLLIQSIILVAVIYYYSQPLGAKTWTKTLLHPGTLRWHQRFYLACQHAIFFCARVPQIWKNFTTKSTGQLSFLTASMNFGGSVARVFTGIQEKAPMSVVLGTMRTVVTNGTILSQIIIYRKPREEREKKVE is encoded by the exons ATGGCGCTTCTCGGGATCGATTTCGCCTGCGCCCTCGAGTCCCTGCGCGACGGCGGAGTCCCGGACCGGGACTGCGTCCTGTCGCTGCTGTCGAAGCTCGTCGGGTACTGCCTCATCGCCGCTTCGACCACCGTCAAGCTCCCTCAG ATATTGAAGATTTTGAAGAATAGGAGTGCCAGAGGGCTCAGTATATTATCCTTCGAGCTCGACGTGGTCGGCTACACAATCGCTTTGGCGTATTGCCTCCACAAAGGGCTTCACTTCTCTGCTTATGGCGAGCTGGTGTTTCTTCTGATCCAAT CTATAATTTTGGTTGCTGTAATATATTATTACTCACAACCTCTGGGAGCCAAGACATGGACCAAGACGCTCCT TCATCCAGGTACTTTGCGGTGGCACCAACGATTTTATCTG GCATGCCAGCATGCAATATTCTTCTGTGCCAGAGTTCCAcaaatatggaaaaatttcACT ACCAAGAGTACGGGGCAACTTAGCTTCTTGACAGCTTCCATGAATTTTGGAGGTTCCGTTG CAAGAGTGTTCACCGGCATACAAGAAAAAGCCCCAATGAGCG TTGTTTTGGGCACAATGCGAACTGTGGTGACGAACGGCACCATCCTGAGCCAGATAATCATATACCGCAAGCCgcgtgaagagagagagaagaaagtcGAGTAG
- the LOC104449299 gene encoding F-box protein At1g47056, with protein MGQSSSSTAPALGGRGADPDPDPDDGHSAAKSKAVIWPVLGEAAAEECAAPDLSLSISDLPDECLACVFQYLGSGDRARCSLVCRRWLAVEGQSRQRLALHAQSELLEAVPALFARFDSVSKLALKCDRKALSIGDDALVLISLKCRNLTRLKLRGCRALTDTGIAVFTSNCRGLRKLSCGSCAFGAKGLNAVIDHCASLEELSVKRLRSPTEGAAAEPIGPGAAAASLKTICLKELYNGQGFGPLIIGSKNLRTLKLVKCYGDWDTVLQVMVERVAKLVEIHLERIQVSDFGIASLSNCSDLEILHLLKTPHCTNLGLISVAERCTLLRKLHIDGLKLNRIGDDGLIAVAKRCPNLRELVLIGVNPTELSLDLLGSNCLTLERLAFCGSDTVGDAEIMCIAARCVALKKLCIKNCPVSDEGMKALASGCPNLVKLKVKKCGGVTSEGAAWLRMRRGSLALNLDSSDQEQIDAFASDGGGEENHVEFPPVPSQTAGANIASSSGTSRSSSFKSRLGSLRGKSLMACTFRRWSSGSKDS; from the coding sequence ATGGGCCAGTCGTCGTCCTCGACGGCCCCCGCGCTCGGCGGCCGCGGcgccgaccccgaccccgaccccgacgacggccactcggcggccaagTCGAAGGCCGTGATCTGGCCGGTGCTCGGGGAGGCCGCCGCCGAGGAGTGCGCCGCCCccgatctctccctctccatctccgatCTCCCCGACGAGTGCCTGGCCTGCGTCTTCCAGTACCTAGGCTCCGGCGACCGGGCCCGGTGCTCCCTCGTGTGCCGCCGCTGGCTCGCGGTCGAGGGCCAGAGCCGCCAGAGGCTCGCCCTCCACGCCCAGTCGGAGCTGCTGGAAGCGGTCCCGGCGCTGTTCGCGCGGTTCGACTCGGTCTCGAAGCTCGCGCTCAAGTGCGACCGCAAGGCGCTGAGCATCGGCGACGACGCGCTCGTGCTGATCTCGCTCAAGTGCAGGAACCTCACGCGCCTCAAGCTGCGGGGCTGCCGCGCGCTCACGGACACGGGGATCGCGGTCTTCACGAGCAATTGCCGGGGGCTGAGGAAGCTCTCGTGCGGATCCTGTGCGTTCGGAGCCAAAGGCTTGAACGCCGTGATTGATCACTGCGCCTCCCTCGAAGAGTTATCTGTGAAGCGGCTCCGGAGTCCCACTGAAGGTGCTGCGGCGGAGCCGATTGGGCCTGGTGCGGCTGCCGCCTCCCTCAAAACGATTTGCTTGAAGGAGCTTTACAACGGACAGGGCTTCGGTCCGCTGATCATCGGCTCGAAGAATTTGAGGACGTTGAAGCTGGTGAAATGTTACGGAGATTGGGACACGGTGCTCCAAGTTATGGTGGAGAGGGTCGCAAAATTAGTGGAGATCCATCTGGAGAGGATCCAGGTAAGCGATTTTGGCATTGCCTCGCTATCTAATTGCTCGGATCTCGAGATACTGCATCTGTTAAAGACACCGCACTGCACGAACTTAGGGCTCATATCGGTTGCCGAACGTTGTACGTTGTTGAGGAAGCTCCATATTGATGGATTGAAGCTGAACCGCATTGGCGACGATGGTTTGATTGCTGTCGCAAAGCGTTGCCCTAATTTGCGAGAACTTGTTCTTATCGGCGTCAATCCTACGGAGTTGAGCTTGGATTTGCTAGGATCTAACTGCCTCACGTTGGAGAGACTGGCGTTTTGCGGTAGCGATACGGTTGGAGACGCTGAGATTATGTGCATCGCGGCTAGGTGTGTGGCGCTCAAGAAGCTTTGCATCAAGAATTGCCCAGTTTCGGACGAAGGAATGAAGGCATTAGCCTCTGGTTGCCCTAACTTGGTGAAACTGAAGGTTAAGAAGTGTGGTGGAGTGACTTCTGAGGGTGCAGCTTGGTTAAGAATGAGAAGGGGATCGCTTGCGTTGAATTTGGACTCCAGTGACCAAGAACAGATAGACGCATTCGCcagtgatggtggaggagaagaaaatcATGTGGAGTTTCCTCCCGTACCTAGCCAAACAGCCGGCGCTAATATTGCATCATCGAGCGGCACCAGTCGGTCATCTTCCTTTAAATCGAGATTGGGCAGTTTGAGAGGAAAGAGTTTGATGGCATGCACGTTCAGAAGATGGTCAAGTGGCAGTAAAGATTCCTAA